The Edaphobacter sp. 12200R-103 genome contains a region encoding:
- a CDS encoding septal ring lytic transglycosylase RlpA family protein, with protein sequence MNILSTKMGEKLVPTRRGVAIATLLVALGITASASDPAVSAKKPVEKKPVQQGKARRWFQVGTASWYGRYFQGKQTANGEQYDMNSLTCAHRSLPLGTWLRVTNLKNRRSIFVRVNDRGPVPDDRIVDLSYAAAKAVGITGLGKVKLEKLRPGDAEMAQQLITQFRQPVTVGQGL encoded by the coding sequence ATGAACATTCTTTCTACGAAGATGGGGGAGAAGCTTGTCCCCACCAGGCGTGGAGTTGCCATCGCAACACTGCTGGTCGCACTCGGAATCACTGCGTCGGCCAGCGATCCTGCTGTATCGGCGAAGAAGCCTGTAGAGAAAAAGCCGGTTCAGCAAGGCAAGGCGCGCCGCTGGTTCCAGGTTGGAACAGCGTCGTGGTATGGACGATATTTTCAGGGCAAGCAGACGGCCAACGGCGAACAGTACGACATGAACAGCCTCACCTGCGCCCACCGCAGCCTCCCCCTGGGGACCTGGCTGCGCGTGACCAATCTGAAGAATCGCAGATCCATATTCGTCCGGGTCAACGATCGAGGCCCGGTGCCGGACGACCGCATCGTCGATCTATCCTATGCTGCGGCTAAGGCCGTCGGCATCACTGGTCTGGGCAAGGTCAAGCTTGAAAAGCTTCGGCCCGGCGATGCGGAGATGGCGCAACAGCTCATCACGCAGTTCCGCCAACCGGTCACAGTCGGCCAGGGACTCTAG
- a CDS encoding dimethylarginine dimethylaminohydrolase family protein, whose product MSTIAVSNPSSASSNHRSFTSLPHFDRPTYLMCPPEWYDVNYVINPWMAGNLHRPSRDLAYAQWKELHSQLQRIGDIRLIHGQKGLPDMVFVGHAALVQHGVVALSSFTHPQRQAEEKNLRRWFESAGFIVWETPRETAFEGEGDALFNATGDHIWAAHGVRTCLQSHRHVADAFHVGVSSLHLVDPRFYHLDTCFAPLSGGHLVYFPGAFDKPSLAKIEAAFAPEMRIMVTEAEATRFACNLINAGREIIMGAAGTDLAERLGMAGYNVVEVNLSEFIRGGGSAKALALRLSDSRVTNG is encoded by the coding sequence ATGAGCACCATTGCAGTGTCGAATCCATCTTCAGCTTCCTCGAATCATCGCTCCTTTACCTCCCTCCCGCATTTTGATCGGCCTACCTACCTGATGTGCCCTCCGGAGTGGTATGACGTTAATTACGTTATTAATCCCTGGATGGCCGGGAATCTCCATCGCCCCTCACGCGACCTTGCCTACGCGCAGTGGAAAGAGCTTCACAGCCAGCTGCAGCGCATCGGCGACATCCGTCTGATTCACGGGCAGAAGGGCCTGCCGGATATGGTCTTCGTCGGCCATGCCGCCCTGGTGCAGCATGGCGTCGTCGCCCTTTCCAGCTTTACTCATCCCCAGCGCCAGGCGGAGGAGAAGAATCTGCGCCGCTGGTTTGAATCTGCCGGTTTTATCGTCTGGGAGACACCCCGCGAGACCGCCTTCGAAGGTGAGGGAGACGCTCTCTTCAACGCAACCGGAGATCACATCTGGGCTGCCCACGGCGTACGGACCTGCCTTCAAAGCCATCGTCATGTCGCGGATGCCTTCCACGTCGGCGTAAGCTCGCTTCACCTGGTGGATCCTCGCTTCTACCACCTCGACACCTGCTTCGCGCCGCTATCCGGTGGCCACCTGGTCTATTTTCCGGGTGCGTTCGACAAGCCATCCCTGGCAAAGATAGAAGCAGCATTTGCCCCGGAGATGCGGATCATGGTCACTGAAGCTGAAGCTACCAGGTTCGCGTGCAACCTCATCAACGCGGGCCGCGAGATCATCATGGGTGCAGCAGGAACCGATCTGGCGGAACGGCTCGGCATGGCCGGCTACAACGTTGTTGAGGTCAATCTGAGTGAGTTCATCCGGGGAGGAGGCTCCGCCAAGGCGCTCGCGCTGCGGCTGAGCGACAGCAGGGTAACTAACGGATAA
- the thiS gene encoding sulfur carrier protein ThiS → MPLTLVLNGHTRIFEALEVSSTLEDLLKELELKGDRIAVEHNGEIATRQKWNEIRLENNDRLEVVHFVGGGSIG, encoded by the coding sequence ATGCCACTTACGCTCGTCCTGAACGGCCATACGCGAATCTTTGAAGCTCTGGAAGTGTCCTCCACGTTGGAGGATCTTCTTAAAGAACTGGAGCTTAAGGGCGACCGTATCGCGGTAGAGCATAATGGGGAGATCGCAACGAGACAGAAGTGGAACGAGATCCGGCTGGAGAACAATGACCGGCTGGAAGTGGTTCATTTTGTGGGCGGCGGATCAATAGGATAA
- a CDS encoding glycosyltransferase family 4 protein, translated as MRIVQAVFGVFHHFELARELERRGHLSVIYSTFPWRRLQREGLPHSRVQTFPWLHTAEFLFQKYRIGGRWATDFLGYRNALAFDEWMLRRIPVCDAFIAISGAGLKAGKKVQNSGGVYICDRGSSHQRYQEQIVTDEYQRWGVNIPVSDERDTVREEKIYEAADLITVPSGFAERSFLEMGIPKEKLRRIPYGVRLERFRPVGQPQEGRFDVLFAGAVSLRKGFPYLLQAFSQVQHPAKRLRVAGAMRPDLEAVLSRLPQQNVEFLGSVPQDRLIELMSTSTVMVLPSIEEGLALVQGQAMACGCPVIASTNTGSEDLFTDDVEGFIIPIRDTEVLTHRMQQLADDPSLRERMSQAALTRVKSLGGWKEYGDHWERLLYEVTGQNLREQRVQLAK; from the coding sequence ATGAGAATCGTTCAGGCTGTCTTTGGCGTCTTTCATCACTTTGAGCTGGCTCGCGAGCTGGAACGCCGCGGACATCTGTCCGTCATCTACTCCACCTTCCCTTGGCGCCGCCTTCAGCGCGAAGGACTCCCGCACTCCCGTGTGCAGACCTTCCCCTGGCTCCATACCGCGGAGTTTCTGTTTCAGAAGTACCGCATCGGAGGCCGGTGGGCCACCGACTTTCTCGGCTATAGGAACGCCCTGGCCTTCGATGAATGGATGCTGCGCCGCATCCCGGTCTGCGACGCTTTTATCGCTATCTCGGGCGCGGGCCTTAAAGCTGGCAAAAAAGTTCAGAATTCGGGCGGGGTCTATATCTGTGATCGAGGATCCTCCCATCAGCGCTATCAGGAGCAGATCGTTACGGACGAATATCAGCGCTGGGGCGTCAATATTCCAGTCAGCGACGAGAGAGATACCGTCCGCGAGGAAAAGATCTATGAGGCCGCTGACCTGATTACCGTGCCCTCAGGATTCGCTGAGCGATCGTTCCTTGAGATGGGGATTCCCAAAGAAAAACTTCGCCGTATCCCTTATGGAGTGCGCCTGGAGCGCTTCCGTCCGGTTGGGCAGCCTCAGGAAGGAAGATTTGACGTCTTGTTTGCCGGCGCGGTCAGTCTTCGCAAGGGATTTCCCTACCTCCTCCAGGCGTTTTCGCAGGTCCAGCACCCGGCCAAACGCCTTCGGGTGGCTGGCGCCATGCGGCCCGATCTCGAAGCCGTACTCTCGCGACTCCCTCAGCAGAACGTGGAGTTCCTGGGTTCAGTCCCCCAGGATCGTCTCATCGAGCTGATGAGCACTAGTACCGTCATGGTGCTTCCCAGTATTGAAGAAGGCCTTGCCCTGGTCCAGGGTCAGGCGATGGCCTGCGGGTGCCCGGTGATTGCTTCCACCAACACTGGCTCCGAAGATCTTTTCACTGATGACGTCGAGGGCTTTATCATCCCCATCCGTGATACGGAGGTTCTCACACACCGCATGCAGCAGTTGGCGGACGATCCCTCCCTGCGTGAGCGTATGAGTCAGGCAGCACTGACGCGGGTCAAATCATTGGGTGGATGGAAAGAATATGGAGATCATTGGGAGCGGCTGCTCTACGAGGTGACCGGGCAGAACCTCCGGGAACAACGCGTCCAGCTTGCAAAGTAA
- a CDS encoding Ig-like domain-containing protein, which translates to MNAPSLRSSHPFLRFFKEPFLKVSFAMALLGLILIIPQTAFAAIYTVKNTSDSGSGSLRDAINQVNAGSGGDTINFSGVTGTITVASTLVITKPVTINGPGANILAISGGDAVGVFSFGTGTTNSVISGLEITHGYATTAASHQGAGIYTAAAIFINNCTFSYNTAGGVGGLNAGGALFGSTPLVTINNSTFFNNTALAADGGAIYATQLAVNNSTFYNNTAGLQGGAIWVLIGTRLTINNSTIIGNSTTGTASGSTGGGGVWVTGNQVVIKNSIVSGNSSASVDPDLHCALACTPPTGNLYGDATVTSLLTPLQYNGGPTVTMAPLPGKTGIIGAGLNSSLATDQRGVVRQTSGASDLGAVQNYNLVVSTTADSTDPSSLCDGSSGDTCSLRDALNLANTQGAGDIVTVTGLTGTITLNSPLPDDTANLNINGPGANQLTIAGAGSTGIFNITNPNSVTNISGVTLSGGSNTTAGGGAINNQGVTLTLNNCELNNNTATGQAGGALNNGINGTASVVNCTFSGNSAASGGAINSSGVLNVENSTFNGNTASSGNGGAILNQGLAAVTSTTITGNAASALGGGIENVGTIAVSNSIVAGNTEAGSPNDDCGSCGTQTTFNLTSTAGTPVTAAQVMLAPLYYYGPNQTVRTMLPIPGSPVMQAGDPTQLPVDLTTDERQLPRTINSKLDLGAVESNYGSVQFMQQPTDTTVGVAISPSVSLSITESGVTAPNIPLTVSFTGAGVLNGTLTETTVAPVNPGDPAVATFSGLNVDTAGTGDVLNANVTVTPSGVAPAVTLTATSNSFDVAPVISVPTITVGPASPVAGQPATITVVVPTVGSTPASGTVTIYDNGNAIGTGTLGPDGTVVVTIPGGILPVGTSTITVGYTGDGHYGSSTSAPQTISVTPPAALDFTLTLTSAQNQTVISGETAPYTVKVAPTNGAYPGVVSFTATGLPAGATATFNPTTVAADGGPTAIKVSVQTVSLLGANNLGRNVTPIAMGLLLLPLAGVKRKRLLRGRGAAGRYLFMAVLLLAGVAATAGLTGCGNGNGFFGHAPKTYNITITATSASIQHSVNATLNVQ; encoded by the coding sequence ATGAATGCACCCTCCCTCCGCTCCTCGCACCCCTTCTTGCGTTTTTTTAAGGAACCGTTTCTCAAGGTTTCATTTGCGATGGCGTTGTTAGGGCTGATTTTGATCATTCCGCAGACCGCGTTCGCCGCGATCTACACGGTCAAAAATACATCGGATTCTGGTTCCGGTTCCTTGCGCGACGCGATCAATCAGGTGAATGCCGGTAGCGGTGGCGATACGATCAACTTCTCCGGCGTGACGGGCACCATTACGGTCGCCAGCACGCTGGTGATCACGAAACCAGTCACGATCAACGGTCCCGGAGCGAACATCCTGGCGATCTCCGGCGGCGATGCGGTGGGGGTCTTCAGCTTTGGAACGGGCACGACGAACAGCGTCATCTCCGGTTTGGAGATCACGCATGGCTATGCGACGACTGCCGCTTCGCACCAGGGCGCAGGCATCTATACCGCTGCTGCGATCTTCATCAACAACTGTACGTTCTCCTACAACACAGCTGGGGGTGTGGGCGGCTTGAATGCCGGTGGCGCTCTCTTTGGATCGACGCCACTGGTGACCATCAACAACAGCACGTTTTTCAACAACACGGCTCTTGCGGCGGACGGCGGGGCCATCTACGCCACCCAGTTGGCGGTGAACAACAGCACCTTCTACAACAATACTGCTGGACTACAGGGGGGAGCGATCTGGGTGCTAATAGGCACAAGGCTGACGATCAACAACTCCACGATCATCGGAAACTCTACGACCGGTACAGCCAGCGGGAGCACCGGCGGAGGGGGAGTCTGGGTTACCGGGAATCAGGTTGTCATCAAGAACAGCATCGTCTCTGGAAATAGTTCAGCATCAGTTGACCCTGACCTGCACTGCGCTCTCGCCTGCACACCTCCAACAGGCAATCTGTACGGCGACGCCACAGTTACCTCGTTGCTGACGCCTTTGCAGTACAACGGTGGGCCGACGGTGACGATGGCTCCGCTTCCCGGCAAGACCGGAATCATCGGCGCCGGTCTGAACAGCTCGCTGGCAACCGATCAGCGCGGCGTCGTACGCCAGACCTCGGGCGCGAGCGATCTTGGCGCGGTACAGAATTACAACCTGGTAGTTTCGACGACCGCAGACAGCACCGATCCTTCCTCCCTGTGCGACGGAAGCTCCGGCGATACATGCTCGCTGCGTGATGCGCTGAACCTGGCGAACACGCAGGGTGCAGGCGACATCGTCACCGTCACCGGCCTGACCGGCACCATCACTCTGAACAGTCCGCTGCCGGATGACACGGCCAATCTCAACATCAACGGCCCGGGGGCGAATCAGCTGACGATCGCAGGTGCGGGCAGCACCGGGATCTTCAACATCACAAATCCCAACTCTGTGACGAACATCAGTGGAGTGACGCTGAGCGGTGGCAGCAACACCACGGCCGGCGGTGGCGCGATCAACAATCAGGGCGTCACGCTAACGCTGAACAACTGCGAGCTGAACAACAACACAGCGACAGGGCAGGCTGGCGGCGCGCTGAATAATGGCATCAACGGCACGGCGTCGGTGGTGAACTGCACGTTCTCCGGCAACAGCGCGGCGAGCGGCGGCGCGATCAACAGCAGCGGTGTGCTGAACGTTGAGAACAGCACGTTCAACGGAAATACCGCAAGTTCAGGTAATGGCGGCGCGATCCTCAACCAGGGCCTGGCGGCGGTCACGAGCACCACGATCACCGGCAACGCGGCGAGCGCTCTGGGTGGCGGCATCGAGAACGTCGGCACGATTGCGGTGAGCAACAGCATTGTGGCAGGGAACACCGAGGCGGGAAGCCCGAACGACGATTGCGGCTCGTGCGGAACGCAGACCACCTTCAACCTGACCAGCACGGCGGGAACGCCGGTAACCGCGGCGCAGGTGATGCTTGCTCCGTTGTATTACTACGGCCCTAACCAGACGGTGCGGACGATGCTGCCGATCCCGGGAAGCCCGGTGATGCAGGCAGGCGATCCGACGCAGTTGCCGGTCGACCTGACGACAGATGAACGCCAATTGCCACGCACGATCAACAGCAAGCTTGATCTTGGCGCGGTCGAGAGCAACTACGGCAGCGTTCAGTTTATGCAGCAGCCGACCGACACGACGGTAGGCGTAGCGATTTCGCCGTCCGTCAGCCTGAGTATCACCGAGAGCGGCGTAACAGCTCCGAATATTCCGCTGACGGTCTCGTTCACCGGTGCCGGCGTATTGAACGGAACATTGACCGAGACGACGGTTGCTCCGGTGAATCCCGGCGATCCAGCCGTCGCGACGTTCTCAGGTCTGAACGTAGACACGGCGGGAACCGGCGATGTCCTGAACGCCAACGTTACGGTGACGCCTTCGGGTGTTGCACCGGCGGTGACGCTGACGGCCACCAGCAATTCGTTCGATGTCGCTCCAGTCATCAGCGTGCCGACAATTACCGTTGGCCCGGCTTCCCCCGTCGCCGGTCAGCCTGCAACGATTACGGTCGTTGTGCCAACGGTGGGCAGCACGCCTGCCAGCGGCACAGTAACTATCTATGACAACGGCAACGCCATCGGAACCGGCACGCTGGGACCGGACGGCACCGTCGTGGTGACCATACCGGGAGGGATACTTCCGGTGGGTACAAGTACGATCACAGTCGGGTACACCGGCGATGGTCACTATGGCAGCTCGACCAGCGCTCCGCAAACAATATCGGTGACGCCGCCAGCGGCCTTGGATTTCACGTTGACTCTGACTTCGGCGCAGAACCAGACCGTGATCTCCGGTGAGACCGCACCCTACACGGTGAAAGTTGCTCCTACCAATGGAGCTTATCCAGGAGTCGTTAGCTTCACGGCAACTGGACTTCCCGCAGGCGCAACCGCGACCTTTAATCCGACGACGGTTGCAGCCGATGGCGGACCGACGGCGATTAAAGTCAGCGTGCAGACGGTCTCTTTACTCGGCGCAAATAATCTGGGCAGGAACGTCACTCCGATTGCTATGGGGCTGCTTCTGTTGCCGTTAGCTGGTGTAAAGCGCAAGCGGCTTCTTAGGGGCAGAGGCGCAGCGGGACGGTATCTCTTTATGGCGGTTCTTCTGCTTGCAGGTGTGGCTGCCACGGCTGGTTTGACCGGTTGTGGGAATGGCAATGGTTTCTTCGGCCATGCTCCGAAGACCTACAACATCACCATTACGGCAACCAGCGCATCCATTCAGCATTCCGTCAACGCTACGCTCAACGTGCAGTAG
- the pyrF gene encoding orotidine-5'-phosphate decarboxylase yields MKNLSLNQSPEDYLAVALDVPDAPAALDLVDRMDGACRWLKVGMELYYAAGNGLVEQLRDRGYSIFLDLKLHDIPNTVAGAVRSATRAGASLLTVHGCGGGAMLRAASEAAQAPGSPRLIAVTVLTSMDAGELAAVGVTETPAAQALRLARLAKASGIDGMVCSAEEVCSLRQEIGDDALLVVPGIRPSGTSLDDQRRVSTPSDAIRRGASLLVVGRPITKAPDPAAATRAILAEIQSEL; encoded by the coding sequence GTGAAGAATCTCTCCCTGAATCAATCTCCTGAAGACTATCTTGCTGTCGCGCTGGACGTTCCCGACGCTCCAGCGGCTCTGGATCTCGTGGACCGGATGGATGGCGCCTGTCGCTGGCTGAAGGTCGGCATGGAGCTGTACTACGCTGCCGGCAACGGCCTCGTCGAGCAGCTCAGAGATCGCGGATACAGCATCTTTCTCGACCTGAAGCTGCACGACATTCCCAATACCGTTGCCGGGGCCGTTCGTTCGGCTACCCGTGCCGGGGCCAGCCTGCTGACGGTCCACGGCTGTGGAGGCGGAGCGATGCTACGCGCAGCCTCTGAGGCTGCCCAGGCGCCCGGTTCGCCACGGCTGATCGCCGTCACAGTGCTGACCAGCATGGACGCTGGGGAGTTGGCCGCGGTCGGCGTCACGGAGACTCCTGCTGCGCAAGCCCTTCGACTGGCGCGACTGGCGAAGGCAAGCGGGATCGACGGAATGGTCTGCTCGGCGGAAGAGGTTTGTTCGCTACGCCAGGAGATCGGCGACGATGCTCTCCTGGTCGTGCCGGGGATTCGTCCCTCAGGGACATCGCTGGATGACCAGCGCAGAGTGTCGACGCCGTCCGATGCGATCAGGCGGGGTGCTTCTCTGCTGGTGGTGGGGCGGCCGATTACCAAGGCGCCCGACCCGGCAGCAGCGACACGGGCTATTCTGGCCGAGATTCAGTCTGAGCTTTAG
- a CDS encoding CPBP family intramembrane glutamic endopeptidase: MSYPSDPTTPHRRAGKAFQAARFAAALAWAISSRLLADSSARGLTTRLNVDVWQPFLSGIFLLFLLGIGYFLLETIARRPASMRSVLGLPTRSTAGEEWLTGAAIGWGMVILAVLPMALTNRLHVTFWTEPGTLRLLIANIFSVAAASLAIEVIFRGYPFRCLVDGIGPVAATLCMTVLYALAEVMVNGASSTGVLVALLMGVLFSVAWFRTHGLWLAWGMHFAWTASMGILFGLPVGGRHHLSVLVATIARGSRWLTGGRYGPEAARFTLVALAIGLVVLVRVTRDYAWNYTHPPIVPGGYPMEAKPPAEHVAMEQAAQSRPPALVQILPSTPQGPTVNHPPGESSRQPSSGT; the protein is encoded by the coding sequence TTGTCGTATCCGTCGGACCCAACGACCCCGCATCGGAGAGCAGGGAAGGCCTTTCAGGCAGCCCGGTTCGCCGCGGCCCTAGCCTGGGCGATATCCTCGCGGCTGCTGGCGGACAGTTCCGCGCGCGGACTTACCACCCGCCTCAACGTGGATGTGTGGCAGCCCTTTCTCAGTGGGATATTCCTTCTGTTCCTGCTGGGGATCGGATACTTCCTGCTGGAGACGATCGCAAGGCGCCCGGCATCCATGCGCTCCGTGCTTGGACTTCCCACACGTTCTACTGCCGGAGAAGAATGGCTCACCGGAGCTGCGATCGGCTGGGGGATGGTCATCCTGGCCGTCCTGCCCATGGCTCTCACCAACCGTCTGCATGTCACCTTCTGGACCGAGCCAGGAACGCTTCGGCTGTTGATCGCCAACATCTTTTCTGTCGCCGCAGCCAGTCTGGCGATCGAAGTCATCTTCCGCGGCTACCCGTTTCGTTGCCTGGTCGATGGTATCGGTCCTGTTGCTGCCACGCTCTGCATGACGGTTTTGTATGCACTTGCAGAGGTAATGGTCAACGGCGCCAGTTCTACCGGCGTGCTCGTTGCTCTGCTGATGGGCGTCCTATTCTCTGTCGCATGGTTCAGAACACACGGCCTGTGGCTTGCCTGGGGGATGCACTTTGCATGGACGGCCAGCATGGGAATCCTTTTTGGCCTTCCGGTTGGAGGACGTCACCATCTCTCTGTGCTGGTCGCGACGATTGCCCGGGGCAGCCGGTGGCTCACAGGAGGCCGCTACGGACCGGAGGCTGCGCGCTTCACTCTGGTGGCGCTCGCCATCGGTCTGGTCGTTCTGGTTCGAGTCACCCGTGACTACGCCTGGAACTATACGCATCCGCCCATCGTGCCGGGAGGCTATCCCATGGAGGCGAAGCCGCCCGCCGAGCACGTCGCCATGGAGCAGGCGGCTCAGAGCCGTCCTCCCGCGCTGGTCCAGATCCTTCCCTCCACGCCGCAGGGTCCGACCGTTAATCACCCTCCCGGCGAATCCAGCCGACAGCCCTCCTCCGGCACCTAA
- a CDS encoding acetyl-CoA carboxylase carboxyltransferase subunit alpha has protein sequence MAEKEASTATHAGTSAPQIPEAWARTELARHPQRPYPMDFIQALFTGFSEIHGDRAFGDDQAMSAGMAWFHGEPVMVIGNLKGRTLKERVARKFGSPDPEGYRKALRAMKIAEKFSRPIFTFIDLAGAYPGIGAEERGQGEAIARNLLEMSRLRVPTIATITGEGGSGGALALAVSDRVLMLENSIYSVISPEGCASIMWKDAGKKQQAAAALKYTAADVRALGCVDDVLPEPGEGSHADAPATFAALDERLQFHLAALRALPLDQLLEERYRKFRNIAQFYTSDSAGAQTPATVGA, from the coding sequence ATGGCCGAAAAAGAAGCAAGCACCGCAACCCATGCAGGAACCAGCGCTCCGCAGATTCCAGAGGCGTGGGCCCGTACAGAGTTAGCGAGACATCCACAGCGTCCTTATCCGATGGATTTTATTCAGGCACTCTTCACAGGCTTCAGCGAGATTCATGGCGATCGCGCCTTCGGCGACGATCAGGCGATGTCGGCAGGTATGGCATGGTTTCATGGCGAGCCGGTCATGGTGATTGGAAACCTGAAGGGACGCACCCTGAAAGAGCGTGTGGCCCGCAAGTTCGGCTCGCCTGATCCCGAGGGGTATCGCAAGGCTTTGCGGGCGATGAAGATCGCCGAGAAGTTCTCGCGGCCCATTTTTACCTTTATCGACCTTGCAGGGGCCTATCCCGGCATCGGTGCGGAGGAACGCGGACAAGGCGAAGCGATTGCCCGTAACCTGCTTGAGATGTCGCGGCTGCGTGTCCCTACCATCGCCACCATCACCGGCGAGGGCGGCTCCGGTGGAGCGCTTGCGCTTGCGGTGTCCGACCGCGTCCTGATGCTTGAAAACTCGATCTACTCGGTCATCTCGCCGGAAGGTTGCGCCTCCATCATGTGGAAGGACGCCGGCAAAAAACAACAGGCAGCCGCCGCGCTGAAGTACACCGCCGCCGATGTCCGTGCCCTTGGCTGTGTCGACGATGTTCTCCCGGAGCCCGGGGAGGGAAGTCACGCCGATGCGCCCGCTACGTTCGCTGCACTGGATGAGCGGCTGCAGTTTCACCTGGCAGCCCTTCGCGCGCTTCCTCTGGATCAGCTTCTGGAGGAGCGTTACCGCAAGTTCCGGAATATAGCGCAGTTTTATACCAGCGATTCTGCTGGAGCACAGACGCCGGCCACGGTCGGCGCATAG
- the thiD gene encoding bifunctional hydroxymethylpyrimidine kinase/phosphomethylpyrimidine kinase, with amino-acid sequence MQTVLTIAGFDPSSGAGVTADLMVFAAHGLFGTSAITSLTVQSTTGVRSSEPVTGRTLAETLNCLYSDLPPAGIKLGMLGTSGIVEVVANYLERVRRSSDGTPVVLDPVIRSSSGRELLDTRGVDLLKEQLLPLVDWVTPNLAELSLVTGERVETPVELVSAARSLQGRFSNLNILATGGHLERPDDLLLAADHEPKWIRGERIESRSTHGTGCALSSALLSRLVLGDRAPEAAARAKEYVAEAIRRAVPLGFGNGPLNHLWPLR; translated from the coding sequence ATGCAGACCGTTCTCACCATCGCCGGCTTTGACCCTTCCTCAGGCGCAGGGGTCACTGCAGATTTGATGGTTTTTGCGGCGCATGGGCTGTTTGGAACTTCCGCGATTACCAGCCTGACCGTTCAGTCGACTACAGGAGTGCGTTCAAGTGAGCCTGTAACCGGCCGGACGCTTGCCGAAACGCTCAATTGCCTCTACTCCGACCTGCCGCCTGCCGGAATAAAACTGGGGATGCTGGGGACGTCCGGGATTGTAGAGGTCGTCGCCAACTACCTGGAGAGAGTTCGCAGGTCTTCGGACGGCACTCCCGTCGTTCTCGACCCCGTCATCCGTTCAAGTTCGGGAAGAGAACTCCTCGATACCAGAGGCGTCGATTTGCTGAAAGAGCAACTGCTGCCCCTCGTGGACTGGGTAACTCCGAACCTCGCCGAGTTGAGCCTCGTGACAGGAGAGCGGGTGGAGACGCCAGTAGAGCTCGTCTCGGCGGCGCGCTCCCTGCAGGGACGCTTTTCGAACCTGAACATTCTGGCGACCGGCGGCCATCTTGAGCGGCCGGACGATTTGCTGCTAGCTGCCGATCACGAGCCGAAGTGGATTCGGGGGGAACGTATCGAGAGCCGGTCGACCCATGGAACCGGGTGTGCCTTATCAAGCGCCTTACTCAGCAGGCTGGTGCTGGGAGATCGAGCCCCGGAGGCTGCTGCGAGAGCCAAGGAGTATGTCGCCGAGGCCATACGTCGGGCAGTGCCGCTCGGCTTTGGGAATGGGCCGCTGAACCATCTTTGGCCACTCCGCTAG